The Chiroxiphia lanceolata isolate bChiLan1 chromosome 4, bChiLan1.pri, whole genome shotgun sequence genome contains a region encoding:
- the KLF3 gene encoding Krueppel-like factor 3 isoform X2, translating to MLMFDPVPIKQEAMEPVSVSYPSNYMDQMKPNKYSVIYSTPSMLHNKFYSNPEGLSNGIQMEPVDLTVNKRSSPPSTGSSPSPLKFQTVHRRTSPGLTLSSPSSPLSKFTPSPPGVQPISMPITIPPVMAAALSRHGLRSPGILPVIQPVVVQPVPFMYAPHLQQPIMVSTVLADEMETPSSMQVPVIESYEKPTLKKTIKVEPGSEPSKTDFYPEQMSPPMMTSLSPQQVMLQENHPSVIVQPGKRPLPVESPDTQRKRRIHRCDYEGCNKVYTKSSHLKAHRRTHTGEKPYKCTWEGCTWKFARSDELTRHFRKHTGIKPFQCPDCDRSFSRSDHLALHRKRHMLV from the exons ATGCTAATGTTTGACCCAGTCCCTATCAAGCAAGAAGCCAtggagcctgtttcagtg TCATACCCATCCAATTATATGGACCAAATGAAGCCAAACAAATACAGCGTCATTTATTCTACACCAAGTATGTTGCACAATAAATTCTACTCCAACCCTGAAGGACTGTCAAATGGAATCCAGATGGAGCCGGTAGACCTTACGGTAAATAAACGGAGCTCACCACCTTCAACTGGAAGTTCTCCGTCCCCACTAAAATTTCAGACTGTGCATAGGAGAACTTCACCTGGATTGACTCTGTCCTCACCCAGCTCACCTCTCAGTAAATTCACACCATCACCCCCAGGAGTACAGCCTATTTCTATGCCAATAACAATCCCACCTGTAATGGCTGCTGCTCTTTCACGCCACGGACTGAGAAGCCCTGGAATACTCCCAGTTATACAGCCTGTTGTGGTCCAGCCAGTTCCTTTTATGTATGCTCCCCATCTCCAGCAGCCCATCATGGTGTCCACAGTTCTTGCAGATGAGATGGAAACTCCAAGTAGCATGCAAG TGCCTGTCATTGAGTCTTATGAGAAGCctacactgaagaaaacaatCAAAGTAGAGCCAGGAAGTGAACCATCGAAGACTGACTTCTATCCTGAACAAATGTCACCTCCAATGATGACCTCATTGTCTCCCCAGCAAGTAATGTTGCAAGA GAATCACCCTTCAGTTATAGTTCAGCCAGGAAAGAGACCTTTACCTGTGGAATCTCCGGACACACAAAGAAAACGTAGAATACATCGATGTGATTATGAAGGCTGCAACAAAGTCTACACTAAAAGCTCCCATCTGAAGGCTCACCGAAGAACCCATACAG gtgAAAAACCGTACAAATGCACTTGGGAGGGATGCACGTGGAAGTTTGCTCGTTCTGATGAACTAACGCGGCATTTCCGCAAGCACACGGGAATCAAACCTTTTCAGTGCCCAGACTGTGACCGTAGCTTTTCCCGTTCGGACCATCTTGCTCTTCACAGAAAACGCCACATGCTAGTCTGA
- the KLF3 gene encoding Krueppel-like factor 3 isoform X1 → MYYADLPAVGGGICLEAAYNLGRPVGPISSSIFTLLQANVHQSQSESLELPIMERINYSYPSNYMDQMKPNKYSVIYSTPSMLHNKFYSNPEGLSNGIQMEPVDLTVNKRSSPPSTGSSPSPLKFQTVHRRTSPGLTLSSPSSPLSKFTPSPPGVQPISMPITIPPVMAAALSRHGLRSPGILPVIQPVVVQPVPFMYAPHLQQPIMVSTVLADEMETPSSMQVPVIESYEKPTLKKTIKVEPGSEPSKTDFYPEQMSPPMMTSLSPQQVMLQENHPSVIVQPGKRPLPVESPDTQRKRRIHRCDYEGCNKVYTKSSHLKAHRRTHTGEKPYKCTWEGCTWKFARSDELTRHFRKHTGIKPFQCPDCDRSFSRSDHLALHRKRHMLV, encoded by the exons ATGTACTATGCAGacctccctgctgtgggagggggaatcTGTCTGGAAGCTGCCTACAACCTTGGGAGACCAGTTGGCCccatctccagcagcattttTACCCTTTTGCAAGCCAATGTGCACCAAAGTCAATCTGAATCATTAGAGCTCCCCATCATGGAACGCATTAACTAT TCATACCCATCCAATTATATGGACCAAATGAAGCCAAACAAATACAGCGTCATTTATTCTACACCAAGTATGTTGCACAATAAATTCTACTCCAACCCTGAAGGACTGTCAAATGGAATCCAGATGGAGCCGGTAGACCTTACGGTAAATAAACGGAGCTCACCACCTTCAACTGGAAGTTCTCCGTCCCCACTAAAATTTCAGACTGTGCATAGGAGAACTTCACCTGGATTGACTCTGTCCTCACCCAGCTCACCTCTCAGTAAATTCACACCATCACCCCCAGGAGTACAGCCTATTTCTATGCCAATAACAATCCCACCTGTAATGGCTGCTGCTCTTTCACGCCACGGACTGAGAAGCCCTGGAATACTCCCAGTTATACAGCCTGTTGTGGTCCAGCCAGTTCCTTTTATGTATGCTCCCCATCTCCAGCAGCCCATCATGGTGTCCACAGTTCTTGCAGATGAGATGGAAACTCCAAGTAGCATGCAAG TGCCTGTCATTGAGTCTTATGAGAAGCctacactgaagaaaacaatCAAAGTAGAGCCAGGAAGTGAACCATCGAAGACTGACTTCTATCCTGAACAAATGTCACCTCCAATGATGACCTCATTGTCTCCCCAGCAAGTAATGTTGCAAGA GAATCACCCTTCAGTTATAGTTCAGCCAGGAAAGAGACCTTTACCTGTGGAATCTCCGGACACACAAAGAAAACGTAGAATACATCGATGTGATTATGAAGGCTGCAACAAAGTCTACACTAAAAGCTCCCATCTGAAGGCTCACCGAAGAACCCATACAG gtgAAAAACCGTACAAATGCACTTGGGAGGGATGCACGTGGAAGTTTGCTCGTTCTGATGAACTAACGCGGCATTTCCGCAAGCACACGGGAATCAAACCTTTTCAGTGCCCAGACTGTGACCGTAGCTTTTCCCGTTCGGACCATCTTGCTCTTCACAGAAAACGCCACATGCTAGTCTGA